Proteins encoded together in one Solidesulfovibrio fructosivorans JJ] window:
- a CDS encoding tetratricopeptide repeat protein → MEATSSSPSPQGHPKEELFRGVFSTQEQSVIGFGSTKRKVQQNIHVFAEEQKDGSYLLRVLNKHFIPSGKSRVVTKEELLSNYLPEPDLYMNKVLPMLRQVRETVDAADEHREQAEFMSAEFEYKNALRVDEEHIRATFGLGLTYLDRGEVDNANLVCRRIITLEAAFGEEHKHLFNEFGIKMRKHKMYAQALRYYFKAYRLTKRDENLLYNIARTYYEKGKFKLARKFLEMGLAINPAFEEGQGLLRAVSKKEAEENILGKRGRDDEFAEW, encoded by the coding sequence ATGGAAGCCACGTCTTCGTCCCCCTCGCCGCAGGGACACCCCAAGGAGGAACTGTTCCGGGGAGTCTTTTCCACCCAGGAGCAGTCCGTCATCGGCTTCGGCTCCACCAAGCGCAAGGTGCAGCAGAACATCCACGTCTTTGCCGAGGAGCAAAAAGACGGCTCCTACCTCCTGCGCGTCCTCAACAAACATTTCATCCCGTCGGGCAAGTCGCGGGTCGTGACCAAGGAGGAGTTGCTCTCGAACTACCTGCCGGAGCCCGACCTGTACATGAACAAGGTCCTGCCCATGTTGCGCCAGGTGCGCGAAACCGTGGACGCGGCCGACGAGCACCGGGAGCAGGCCGAGTTCATGTCCGCGGAGTTCGAATACAAAAACGCCCTGCGCGTGGACGAGGAGCACATCCGGGCCACCTTCGGCCTGGGGCTCACCTATCTCGACCGGGGCGAGGTGGACAACGCCAACCTGGTGTGCCGTCGCATCATCACCCTGGAAGCGGCCTTCGGCGAGGAGCACAAGCATCTTTTCAACGAATTCGGCATCAAGATGCGCAAACACAAGATGTATGCCCAGGCCCTGCGGTATTATTTCAAGGCGTACCGCCTGACAAAACGGGACGAAAACCTGCTCTACAACATCGCCAGGACCTATTACGAAAAGGGCAAGTTCAAGCTGGCCCGGAAATTTCTGGAGATGGGCCTGGCCATAAATCCCGCTTTCGAGGAAGGACAAGGCCTTCTGCGCGCCGTCTCGAAGAAGGAAG